The Vicia villosa cultivar HV-30 ecotype Madison, WI linkage group LG1, Vvil1.0, whole genome shotgun sequence genome includes a region encoding these proteins:
- the LOC131637713 gene encoding probable lipid phosphate phosphatase beta, with amino-acid sequence MGRKPRKSTAVSPPLLRRIASLDDRISRYIHTFTSPLAPKPLLRSLEHLADFRLFFPVTLSLFFATPSHSPLRPHLLLPLILCSLLDLIFIGFLKFLVRRPRPSYAIHGDYNAVVPVDKFSFPSGHSSRVCFIASIFSFSRARIVEAVADPSHPRLALLIQRWIEEGDEAMAINLLVAAVWSWALTTVVSRVVLGRHYVLDVGFGACIGVLEALFTLHFLNFSVLI; translated from the coding sequence ATGGGCCGTAAACCACGCAAATCCACAGCCGTATCCCCACCGTTACTCCGCCGCATCGCATCTCTTGACGACCGCATCTCCCGCTACATCCACACCTTCACAAGTCCCCTCGCCCCTAAACCCCTCCTCCGCTCCCTAGAACACCTCGCCGATTTCCGTTTATTCTTCCCTGTAACACTCTCACTCTTCTTTGCCACTCCCTCTCACTCTCCGCTCCGTCCCCACCTCCTCCTCCCTCTCATCCTCTGTTCCCTCCTCGATCTCATCTTCATAGGCTTCCTCAAGTTCCTAGTTCGTAGACCTCGTCCTTCATACGCCATCCACGGCGACTACAACGCGGTTGTTCCCGTTGATAAATTCTCCTTTCCGAGCGGTCACTCCTCCAGAGTGTGTTTCATTGCGTCGATCTTTTCATTCTCCCGCGCTCGGATCGTTGAAGCTGTCGCTGATCCTAGCCATCCGCGGCTTGCTTTGCTCATTCAAAGGTGGATCGAGGAGGGAGACGAAGCTATGGCGATTAATCTGTTAGTTGCTGCGGTTTGGTCTTGGGCTCTGACGACGGTTGTTTCTAGGGTTGTTCTTGGAAGGCATTATGTTCTCGATGTCGGATTCGGGGCTTGCATCGGTGTTCTGGAAGCTTTGTTCACCTTGCATTTTCTCAATTTCAGTGTTTTGATTTGA